The following nucleotide sequence is from Siniperca chuatsi isolate FFG_IHB_CAS linkage group LG2, ASM2008510v1, whole genome shotgun sequence.
TTTAATAATGTGTAAGCTATGCAGGTAAATAGGCCAAAGGTAAAATATGACTTAGGCAAGACATGTCCACGGCCTGCATCCGAGCTTTTAGGCATATTTGAGCTTCAGATGAGCGATGTAAAGATGTAGCAGGTTTAGCAGTTGTTTGTAGTACAGTGTACAATCTCTAAACATGTAAAAGTcatttgtttgtgtcacagTTTGGTTGTTTAACATTGATCAGATCAAAAAGGCAAAGGCATTGACTTCACAGTAAGTTAATATTGAATCAGACTATAGCTGGTAGTACATTCCAGTCCACCTTAACTGGAACAGATTTTCTTAAGATACAGGGTTCCCACGGATCTTTGAAATCCTTTTTCAAGTTTGTGAATGGGGGGGGATCAAGGCCTTGAaggtttttgaaaatagacataaatagacatagtcattgaaagtgcttgaatttatatattttgcacaggaatagaaattgaagtttttttacttaaagtaacatcactgtaacacagcaCAATTGAGAAGTGTTCGCACATTCAagcctctctctttttaattgttgtcggtgagcttctgtaaagcctgctaATTCTCATGATAAAAATTCTCAGTGTTATAACAGTAATTAACCATGATCCGTGTCTCAAGCTATGCCATGTTTGGTActtgaatttgagggaattgggcctggaaagtccttgaaaagtccttgaattggatgtttaagaaggtgtgggaaCCATGAAGATAGTTATCTTTGACCTACATTGGAGAAAGACTCGTGTAGAAACTAACTTCTCATGAGCAGATAACATCTGTGCTGTCTGGAGCTATGCTGTTCATCTGTTGGAcacatgaaattaaattgtttaaGGCCATAATTTGATGTTCAGAAAAAGGAGCTGTTTAGGCATGAAGGAAGGAAAAGCGGTTTGAGGTTGCTGAATTACCACAACTAAAGTCAGTTTGATTAAATCTTGACAATCACAGGAACACAAGAAATTGTCAGCAAAATGGTAGAGCCTTAAAGGGAAATAGACAAAAGAAGGAATGAATGCAGAGAGTCAGGAAAAGGACGGGACGGGGctaaagaaggagagaaggggCCAGAGAGAGGTACAGCATGTTGCCTCCTCAGGTCCTGATCCAACTTTTCACTTTTTGGGAGGCTGAATTGGCCTAACAGCCATGAAGTAAGACTTACACACCCCCAGACAAACAGCCTAGCCTCTATAGTATGTTGGcactacaaacacaaacacacacacacagataagacTCAGAAATAAAGCACCCAAACTGGTTTTGGCTTCTGCAGGTCAGGGCTATGCTGTATGTCACAGAAGTGATTTGTGAACTTTAACCATGCGTTCGTCATTTTCACGGGTCATTTACAGTAACAACACGCTTCCCTGAACAAGCactgttaataataaaaactgactTGATGATACAAACACCACAGTCCATCCCTCAgtaatatttgtgtttcattcTCCATTTGAACTATTCTGACCCTGCATAGGGAAGTCTCTGAAACATCAAATCCACAGAACAAATTTACACAGGTCATATCTGACAGTCATGTTAATATTTGAGTGTGGGTTGCACTGCACACACTGTCAAAGCTGGAACaatcaaagaaaatgtgaaatctgCGGTTGGTATGTGAAACAGAGACTTGAGAGTAAAAGCTGGGGACTGACAGAGAAGTCATTGTGGGGTTGTTGGTAGAGAAGTGGAGAGAGGACGGAGGCTTTAGGGGTGGGTGGGAGGGCTACCGTTGAAGGGGAAACTTAAATGAGAGGGAAAAGTGTAGCATGGCCTGCTGGGAAAGAATGTCAGACAGCTGTATATGGGTCAAAGCTGTCTTTTAAGTCCCCGTGGCCTCCACAGTGTGGTGGGCTGCTGTTCTGCTGCAGAGGGGCTGAGGTAAGCAGAGGGTCACACAGTCACTGCCTTCAGACCTTTGAACTCTCCTGGCATCTCTGATaggaaaaacatgaaacacagtttttgtttttctttgtcttacctCTAATGAAAACTCAAACTGATCAATAGGACTTCAGCGTTTTTTTTCGTTCTGGCGGTATGAGCCTGAAATCAGGAAAATCAGAGCCAGCGTGGAACTCAGGAGAGTAACTCTTATcgttagtttttatttttattattgtgtcatgcCACAAGATAAATATATACAAGCCGGATCCAGAGCAATGCTACTACTAAGTATTCCAGGCTTTTGAGACAAAGTTATCAAACTTAAACACATCAAAATTATATGACAAAGATTTGAGCGTCTGCACACCAGAATATTTCAATAcatttgtactgtacatacctaaatcatcagtacaaaagaaaatgggacTCACTTTCCACTTCTCCCAAAATCCTGAATGTTTTTGAATCTGCCCTAAAGATCTTCGGTTTGTAGATAAGCGAGATGTAATGTATGATTGCTGGCCAAACCTTTGTTTGATATACATTTATGTCCTTAATTTGGTTTTGACAAGATAGTTTTAAACCATTTGTATTGAAATTTTGAATATTggactgtaaaaaaataaatggaaaaataaactaaaataataatgacatatATTCCACAAATATATTCAGGTTTGCACTCACAGCAAATGTAAGTGTATATCTTCATCAACTTGTACTGAGCCTCTAGAAATCAATCATTTGTCTGTGCAGGTCTTTTCCCCAGCTATTTTCTTATCAGACTAAATTTAATAATAGGTCTCGAAGGAACACTGTCtctaaaaaggaagaaaatggcTTACAAATTTGTCCCAGggtgctgcgtgtgtgtgtttacagtacaAGGTTTTCCAAAATAGTGCATTCTGAGGCTTAATATCAGCGAAAAGACAATGCTCTTGAAAATGCACGCTAGCAAATGAAACCAGTGGAGCTGTGCAAGTCAGTTTCACTTAATATATGCCTAATATCAGTTAAGAGGAACTCCTTTTGACATGGTTCATCTATTTGAGGCCCACGCATGTGAATAccacattgctttgttttaactACAAATCATTTTCTACACTTTCTGGAACAGTGGTAAACAGTAAATTTATGCCTGAATGATTTAGAAAATGTCTCTACATTTGTGCTCAGAGAAGCAAAGGGAATATAAAAGTGGACTCAGTTGGACTTCAATGGGTAAAATGATATGAAGCttttgtatatatattcataCCTAATGACCACTTTGCAGCTGTTAGATGACAGTGGGAAACTATAAACATAGCCCATAGGTCATCTGCCTATTTGGCAATGGATAATTAAGCATTAATTTCTGCAGTGAGGATGTTTCCTTTATAATATCTCTATTCCTCATGTCATAATTCACAATAATCAAGATCAGTGACTCCTGCATGTATATTTTAGCAGCGTAAAATTAGTTACATTTTGAGATTATAAGGTAACACGATTAGTGCACACATCCAGAGTTGGATGAGTTGGCCTATAGTGGTAGCTGAAGTGGGGGTATAAAGCTTGTTCACATGTATATCTGctactgtttttgtttcctaAAAAGAGGCATGGCCTGAATgtttatgaacattttaaaaacttggATGATAAGGCCACAACATTTTAGCATAAATACTTTATACTCCTGTGTCAGTCATGTGACACAGGTCTCTGCCGTGACCGTCTAGTCAGATCTGAGTCATCTGGGCAAATGTCCACTGAAACTAGGTGGGAGTGTAGGACCCAGCGGTGCGCTGCGATGTGAGGgtggaaaaacagagagagggagagggactGGTGGGAAGGAAGGCGAACTGGAGGGGTGAAGCATCAGGTTACAGTGTACATTCCGCTCGGCCGCCATGTCGCCCAAACAGAGGAACACCAGCCTCCCTCACTGGCTAAATTCACCAGACAAGGGCAGGTCTATTATACTGTAGTGCTGATGCACCGTCTTATAACACTGCATTCCATTAGTCTCCATATCTTACATAACACTTCTTCATACATCATATGACTTATTTTGTGTGTAGTGAAATGGATCAAGCATACAAGTCAATATTTCTTGAAAGTCAATATTTCTATTTGCAAGTCAGACACTGTCACTGACAACACTTTAAAGCTGTATTTGAACCAAAAATATCCGATAGCAGAGCTGTATTTAGGAGAGAGGTGTTAGTCTCTGTGTTGTAAAGACAGGCCTGGAACGTTTTGGCCCTGGGAtgctgtctcctgtctgtcgaAAACAATGCCAGGCAGCACTTACTGTAACAGCCTCCACcagcagacaaagacagaagggTGGAGGCAGACAAATTTTCTGTGACACTTGATCGACACAACTGATTGCGTGAAGGAGTACATATTCATGTTTACACCTGTAGTCATGCAGCCTGAGGAAGTACGACAGGATTGGTATGCGTATGGAAGAAGCAGATTCCTCTCGTTGCGCCATAGTCACCTCATCTGTCATTGATCCTGTTTTCTGTATTCTTTTCTGTCCCTGAAGGTATGGCAAGATAGTGTCGACCAAGGCCATCTTGGATAAAACCACCAACAAATGTAAAGGTgagttgtgttgttttaacttttttctttttaaattgagAGTTGGCgtaatgattattatttatttcgcACTTTTTGGCTGTTTGGTTATTTAAGGagtatttcaacattttggaaaatacacttattatatacagtatattgctttcttgctgaaagttggatgagaagattggtatcactcttatgtctgtacgctaaatatgaagctacagccaggagacagttagcttagcttaacctaaaaactaaaaactgggtgggaaagctagcctggctctgtccaaaggtaaaaaaaatccgCCTGCTAGCAccctctttatgctaagctaagctaatcatcgCCTGACTTTAGCTTAATTTGTAACAGATATGAGACtagtattgatcttcttatctaactctcagcaagaaagcactTAACTTCAAAACTAAATATTATCACAGCAAttataatatgtttttgtttattttacagggTATGGCTTTGTGGACTTTGacagtccagcagcagcacagaaagCTGTTACAGCTCTGAAGTCCAGTGGGGTCCAGGCTCAGATGGCCAAAGTAAGAATTAGCTAACTCTTGATCAGCTCTGTTATACAACCAGGGATACTCAGGGTGCTTTCCTAAATACTAGTAAGCTACGCATATGAAtcccagtaaaaaaaaaggagaaagtcaAGTTTAACTGATGGTTTTTAGTATGCCTGATTTTAGGGAGTCCTGCAACCCCCTCAGTACCCCTCCTTCCCACATCCATGTTTACAACCATCACTTCTTTTACCCCCAAATTCACCAATCACCATTAAGTTAAACTTGTCAAGTTCACCTTACGTTCCAGATGGCCCTTGTCTAAAATGTATTGATCTCCAAAGAGCCACCTGCTAAACTTTGACCACTAAGAGTCATAGTCCCTTTCTTCACAAGCACATACTCACCCTCTCTATCATGTAAAAGGTAAACTGATACATGTAGTGGCCTGATTGACAGCAAGTGTCCTGTTGGCAAGGGTTCAAGATAAACTCTGGTTTGTAGGGGGGCGTGTGTTCCGTTATACTTCATTGGCTAAATATGTGCCAATAATGGACAATTGTAAGAAGGAACTGTTAAAAGCAAAATGGCTCCCTTTTATAAtcagttttttgttatttcaccACTCTCTTTGCTTTGTTAATCCTTTAATGCCTTCTCTTTCATCCTCATTttgtctcctctttcttcatcgCCCTCCTCGCCACCTTCTCTCTCCGTTCCCCTCACGCCCTCGTctctgtgcttgtgtatgtTGCTAACCTGCTCCTGTTGTAGCGCTTGTTCTGAGCTCTTTGTCCAAGTGTCTGCAGTCAAAGCAGCTCTTGTCGGCCCATTAAGCTGATCCCTCTGGCTCTCAGGCTCCCCATTGAGGGAACCCAGGGGAGGGTGCCACTACACCCACTGTCACCCACTGTCAATGGGACAGGCACAATGGGCTGGCATTGTCCATCGTCTGGGCCCAGGCCTGGGGCTGACACCAGCACTTAATACACTCCACCTCAGTGTCCCTGCCCCCTCCCCGTTGTCCTGTATCCAAACAGACCCACTGCAATGTAACACCAGGGTCTCCCTCGGCCCAGGCCTGGAAAACTGTAACAGATCTATGCTGCCAGCTGACCTTAACCAGTCCGGTGCAACTAAACCCGGAGTCTAACTTCACTGCACCTCCTCCCTAACATTGCCACACAATCCTGTGTATCTCAATACCCGACAAGTGCAACTGGACACCAAGACTTGACTCATCCAGACAACATGTGCTCTGTCAGAGGTGTTGATAACCACtataaaaacctaaatatacACAGCTGCTTCAGAGTCACTGGGTTACCTCAggtcagaaaaaacaagcagtagtctaaaatcagtttaatatcaAACTCTTAAGTGCAGTTTCACTTCACCATGGCTGCTGCAGAGTGTTGTTCACAAACAGAATGAGCCACACCTTGCACTCACTGTCCTCAGGGTATGCTCAGTCCCTGAACGGGCCACCCCAGCCCCCAGGCTGCAGGCCCAGAGGAGCTGCGTGCATAGGGGCAGGGGAACCATGGCAAAGTTAAAAATAGATCTCTTCTTTCTTCCCAGCACCTCCCCATTCAAACTCAGACGTCAGTTCGCACGCGCTACCCGACACACAAGCAGGCAAatccagaaaacacacagagacacacctcAGCAGACATGGCTCACCTAGGGCCTGGCGCACACAAAAATGCACTGTGACAACTCAGCAAATCCCATTCACCTGGGCTGGGTCCAACAGCATTTTCATATCTACAACTGAATATGAAATGGGATTTAGTTTGTACTAGCTGAGGTAAAGGGTAAATAAAAGGATAAAAAgggaggcttttttttttctttgtcattgaGCCCTGAACTCCATTAGTCTCGTCTGCAGTGTGCCACTGTGTTACATAATGGTCTTATTGCCGCACCCAGAATGACGACTATGACAGAAAATAGGTTACCTCTTCGCCAGGTGGCTCATGCCTCAGAACACAGGCTACTCATATAGGCAGTAAATTTTCATTTAAGATAGCTGTCAACACACTCCCTTCTATATTGACAGATCATCAAACTCATCGCCCCGCCCCGTCAAATTTGGTTGAACTCCTGCGGCAACCTGCAATAGCATCTGGATCCTAGCTGTCCTTTCCTGTTTGATGCTTGGGTTACTCTAGTTCAAATGATTATCCCTTGAATTGTTTGACGTACATCTGACAGtttctttgaaaattaaattttcaattgaaacattttattatttgaggGTTGCAGAGTTACCTGATAGAAATAAGTGTCAGGAAGAGGGGACAAAATGGAACTTGATAGAGATAAAAGATATTTTGCCAAAAGAAAAGAGCCTGTTAATCAGCAGGCACTCATTCatcctcttttccttctttgcTCTTTTCTGTCATCCTCCTCTTTCATTACCCAAATTACTCAAGACTCCCACTACTTCCTATATTGTCAGTTCCCTGCTTCTGTACAAAATATCAGCCTTTTAAGCTACTCATTTTTCCCACCCTCCCTCTGCTCCATCCTCTTCCTTTACTCTCTGTTTTCCCTTCCCCTCTTTTTAGGCCAGCCTCTTTTCTTCCGGTTGCCAGGCTCCTGTTGCTTTCTGTACTCTTTAACTTCATGCCTGGCTTCCTGTCTGCTTCTGCACAGTCACAGTCAGGTTTCACTTTCAAGCTAGTGCCACAAAATAAGTCTCTGAATAATCTCGCCTCTTTCATTTATGTGCAGCTATCAAGATCTCTTAATTAGACAACATCCCTCCAAAATGTGtgactttattttttcaggCAAATTCATATTTGCATGTGTCGGAatatttatgtgtgcatgtagatTTTGCCTTAGTTAGGCAATGACACATGCACCATAAATTGTGACAAATTATTCAGGGTTTCAGTTTATTGGTCTAAttgcttaaaaacattttttccttaTCGGGTTATATTATGCTTGACATGGTGCATGGATATGATGAAGCATTAATGTGCCAAGAGTGATGGTAGGGGTTGATAGAAAGACAGGTCACACTCCTGCCTACACAGGAATTCCTGCTGTGTGAAAAAAAGTCCATTtgcaaatgcaaatacattaGCAAAGATGATATgctaaaataaatgtcattgcTTAATTTAGGTCCAAAAAAAGACATCTGTATGTGATCTGATTTTCATGTCCTGAAACTGTACAGCAACAAGAGCAGGACCCCACCAACCTCTACATCTCCAACCTGCCAGTGTCTATGGATGAGCAAGAGCTGGAGAGCATGCTCAAGTCCTTTGGCCAGGTCATTTCCACACGCATCCTCCGAGATGCTAACGGGACCAGCCGCGGAGTGGGATTTGCCAGGTCAGACTGTAGCACTCAGACATAATGCACATGGTGGTGTATGATGACGTTTTGACTACAGTTTGtgctatatataaaaaacagtCTCTGTGCAATCCTGGCTCAAGTATTAAATATGACTGACGGTATTTCAGAATGGAGTCAACTGAGAAGTGCGAGGCCATAATTCAGCATTTCAATGGCAAATTCATCAAGACTCCACCGGGAGTGCCTGGTGCGTAGAATGTTAGTTATAGGAACCTGATATTATTGTTGTTGGTGCCAGAGCTCAGTGTTTTTGTTCCCCACTGTGATCATTGAATTCACTCTCTTGTTTGATGTGTTGCTTTCACAGTGCCCACAGAGCCTTTATTATGTAAGTTTGCAGACGGAGGTCAGAAGAAGAGGCAGAACCAGGGCAAGTACCTCCAGAATGGAAGGCCCTGGGCTAGAGACGGAGACGTGGTGAGAAGGCCACTTTTAACTCATTATTCTTAAAGTGAACTTCCTGTGTTCATATGTTCAAACGTTTTGAATTTGATCCTTCTCACAGTGTGCTAGCTGGCTGTTTTAGTACTGGCTGCACCGGTGTTTGCATGACCTCACTGGTTCTGAATCCTGTGTATTGTTTTCCCAGGGAGGAATGACGCTTGCGTATGACCCCACAGCCTTACAAAATGGGTGAGTGGTATGCATGAACTGACTGAAAACAGTCCCAACCCTCCAGGAAAATAAGCGTAGTACTCAAACTCTAGTAAagtgctgccctctgctgggcATTGCAGGAACACAGAAATGTTGTTTATGTAGTTGGAGACATACTGCAGATTGCTGACCTGGTGTGGCTGtcttcatgttttcttctcACTTTGCTCTGTCTGTTCGCCAGCTTCTACTCCTCACCCTACAGTCTGGCTCCAAACCGAATGATCGCCCAGACTTCCCTCTCACCCTACATGCATTCTCCTGTCTCATCCTACCAGGTGGGGCATTTCATTGTATTTGTAATTCAAATGAATTTCTTTTATAGCCATACTGACCTTTGTGTGTCAAGACTTcattttgtgttacttttcTGTGCCAAACCCCTCATTATGTCCACATTATGTAAGTTAACATACACGCAGGGAGGACCCCAGCCCACAGTACTGATAGTATTTCTTTCTTCTCATGACCTTTCTCTGCAAACTTACATAATAAGGGTTCTGAGGAGGCTGTGAATGCAACAGATGAACATTACAAATGAGTTTCATGATGTGTTTCCCTATCTATAGGTACACAGCCCGTCCTGGATGCACCATCAGTCATACCTCATGCAGCCAGCTGTGAGTATCCCTCATTCAGcaccttctcctctcctcatatACTCCATTTACACTTGGCCACTTTATGTGCCTTGGGTGGATTGAATAGCTATCcgatagcaaaaaaaaaaagctaagcGCAAACGCAACTAAGAAGCATTTAAGCCAGATTGAAATCCAAGTGCTCAAACCACTTTGGGAGGTGGTCAGTGATTCCATGAGTGATAgtgattgtttgtgtgtgtttctatgcaTTCACAGGGTACAGTTCTTACCCCAACTATGGAGCACGCCATGTCCATCCAGCCCACGTCCATGATGGGCCCTCTCAACCAGCAGCTAAGCCACCTGTCCCTGGGCAGCACGGGCACAGTCAGtaccaatcacacacacacacacacacacaggcacaatgCATAAGGCAGAGCATTGTCCATATAGCTAACTGTCCTGAGATCAATTATTCATGTCAGATACTACACACAACttgtgttttcctctctgccttcccTACAGTATATTCCGGCCAACACAACTATGCAGGGGACCTACATCCCCCAGTACACCCCAGTGCCTCCCTCCAGTGTCCCAGTAGAGGTATGAAGCTAGCCTCAACCTCAGCTGCTTACCTTCAATATTTCCAAGTGGATGACTAATAATTAAAACTCTTATAGGGACGTATTTACTAAAACTTGACGCATATGTGTGCTTAAAAAAAAGCTGCTGCTTTTAGCACACCAGGTCTTATTCGTAAGTATTTTTAAGGAGAAGCAGAGTTAAGGCACAAAAGTAGGGGAGGCGACTATTCAAACTGACTAGTTTACTGAGCTGGACAGTGTCCATGTGTCCtgaaggtgtgtgtggtgttatATGACGGGTAGAAGCAGGCGTAGTGGCTTTGATGAGTTCTGTATtctataaatacacaaaaaatatttttcatcagAGATTTTGTCATTCCTGAATATGTCTTTGCAGAAATGTGATAGGGCACTgatattgaacattttatgtTCAATATCAGTGGCAACCACATTCACAAGATATGAAATGTTTAACAAATACTTGTTGCTGGCACAATTCAGTCCTGATAAGCTAATGAGGTAGCGTAGACCTACATTAGCAgtctactttttatttttgacatttttgagttTGCTGATTTCTTTGCTGTAACAGATGGCATAAGTCTCcgaaaaacattcaaataattgtattttaaacatttttttaatatttgtttttcacagtgTACTTTAGCACCTGCTGATTTTCagaaataaattgtgtaaagaatgcatttctgtctttctcactttctctttgactaattaatgataacattttattacttaatgaatgtattaatatatattacttACTATACTTTCCCTTGTATGTCTCCTCTCGTGAAATAGCGCAGTGTTGCTCTATGTATATTAGCTCCTCCATTATTCAAATAGAAGAGCCTCTGGCACTCATGAATGAGAGTCAGAGTCATTTTATGGAGACGTTTGGCACAGActccacagtgtgtgtgctcCAGTGCTGTAGCGGATCCTGGCTGAGCGCTCTGCGGGAGGGCGTCTGAGCCTGCGGGGAGTCTTGGGTCATTTGTTGGAAGGTGGAGCTCAGTGATAGTGGATCCTGCAGGAAGAGCAAGACagtgaatgagaaaaaaatggcaGGTTTATGAATGGGAAGAGGCACAGTAGTAAGCCAGGAACTCAGGCTGTGATTGGGTGGATGAGATCAAGTGGGAGGTATGAGAGGAGAGGCTGGAGTAGAGTGAAGGGTGTGACAGTAGAACTGGTATAGAAGAACCTCAGCCACTCCTTAAATTATAGCACAAGGTAAATGTTATGCATGCCTCTTAGTAAATACATCCTGCCGTATGCACTGGCTTTTAGTTAACAGATTTTACCTGTGAAATCTAACTGTTGTTCTTTGGTTCATCCACAAGGCAGATAATGTCTTTGATTTGATGGGGAGGGCAGTGGGAAAATACAGGCTGTCTTCTTCTTTGTATCTTAATTGTCACACATTGTCATTAATGATCAAGTAGAGTCATCTCTGAATAACCCGTCCTCTTTTTTAGGAGAATGgtggtcagcagcagcaggttgccATGGAGACTCCCGCAGAACACACAAACTATTCGTACCAACACACCAAGTGAAGCTAAGGTAGGACATTGAAAgtttctctgctctgtcctgCAAATTACACAAACGTAGGCTGATGTTTTGTCTCTAAACTGCACAGTCATGATCAGCAGGACTGACATGAAAAAATTGTGTAATAATTCATTTATCATTGAAAATAATACAGATTGTGTTATTGATAATATTTAAAGCAAACAATTCAGACGTTTTTTCACTCAACAAATCAGGACACATACTGGTCTGATTGGGACATTACAATTagaggctttaaaaaaaagtgatgaTGTATCTTGTGGCTGATTGGACAGGGGTTCTAGCATCATCTGAGGTCTGTTGATAGCTAATGACCAATGCAAATTGGAAAAGCTAGAATTATGTTTGTACGGTTGACTTTTTTACCATCATGTTGAGACATATTAAGGTTACTGCTGCATCAAAACATGGGTGTATATGCCTGAAAGCACATGAAggatatactgtaagtgttaaaggaatagtttgacatttcagttatttgctttattgccgagagttagatgagaagctgCAGTAAAGTCCTGAAGCCTTG
It contains:
- the LOC122888211 gene encoding RNA-binding motif, single-stranded-interacting protein 2-like isoform X1; translated protein: MLLSVPPRAGINPYNGYNSRNSKKQAYVSSGHQMAPPSPNTNSSSNSSGGGGEQLSKTNLYIRGLHPGTTDQDLVKLCQPYGKIVSTKAILDKTTNKCKGYGFVDFDSPAAAQKAVTALKSSGVQAQMAKQQEQDPTNLYISNLPVSMDEQELESMLKSFGQVISTRILRDANGTSRGVGFARMESTEKCEAIIQHFNGKFIKTPPGVPVPTEPLLCKFADGGQKKRQNQGKYLQNGRPWARDGDVGGMTLAYDPTALQNGFYSSPYSLAPNRMIAQTSLSPYMHSPVSSYQVHSPSWMHHQSYLMQPAGTVLTPTMEHAMSIQPTSMMGPLNQQLSHLSLGSTGTYIPANTTMQGTYIPQYTPVPPSSVPVEENGGQQQQVAMETPAEHTNYSYQHTK
- the LOC122888211 gene encoding RNA-binding motif, single-stranded-interacting protein 2-like isoform X2 — encoded protein: MLLSVPPRAGINPYNGYNSRNSKKQAYVSSGHQMAPPSPNTNSSSNSSGGGGEQLSKTNLYIRGLHPGTTDQDLVKLCQPYGKIVSTKAILDKTTNKCKGYGFVDFDSPAAAQKAVTALKSSGVQAQMAKQQEQDPTNLYISNLPVSMDEQELESMLKSFGQVISTRILRDANGTSRGVGFARMESTEKCEAIIQHFNGKFIKTPPGVPVPTEPLLCKFADGGQKKRQNQGKYLQNGRPWARDGDVGGMTLAYDPTALQNGFYSSPYSLAPNRMIAQTSLSPYMHSPVSSYQVHSPSWMHHQSYLMQPAGTVLTPTMEHAMSIQPTSMMGPLNQQLSHLSLGSTGTENGGQQQQVAMETPAEHTNYSYQHTK